Proteins from a genomic interval of Coccinella septempunctata chromosome 2, icCocSept1.1, whole genome shotgun sequence:
- the LOC123307919 gene encoding uncharacterized protein LOC123307919: MMKISVLFLFTFVFGCGIQAKTLVDGMKNEREMQQDEIPSQEPLFDNSRFPMGYGEGNGYSKVVPLYDSSNYRTEVMKRSLRNHNPTQRQTGIIYGGGKPIGILQPYQESFKFMPIKEEHVYSLEGGRSSMEQQEPYVNLMYPLARFARSEDAIRMAEREAAKAEFLDKHYPSMLVDFKIHNKLHPTGYNAKSAPNFNIKREENNQNNIEVTKKKRENQTPSASTQKLHKRESQHVQKRESDTKQQSEVPAAVEKRESKVEKVEKVVEKREEKKAPTTQKRQAVSAPSVTEKKKKKKKRQSKLTDAQFENLKKSLAKRTSNGHIQVIEEDLKGLLSDMGLIEDDLEENAEEMEESKSGVVQDEDLEEGFDTTVQKNKEEPQVEHKRDSTVAPDRKKRADETNNAPTNIPLVETRNSDSKKRTLSDVQNKRSVSESPDNGKRFLEVSFSTKDNKEPARNTANEGDNTCPKPSVIPNKREVSNAPLVSNKQERSIPTEKKVEKKRSMESEAPTTESYEQYEKRVAREIKNKIKLLKEEVKRELGALESDKDESDDDDSFGETQRKKRFIMNTLMDEESQNIDPNENLENSELEPHVRRRRTLSTDMMSYGSQKSSMNSFDKDLNLMNFDPMSVVGQSKFDFDVDGFYGESDGRGQSFSNTGSYAKSDLTKKDIPHSKARTRKANDYGSYMSDNTGSRSYRWDDQSLFMKNQGKMYLPEYQRRMSNKYSAPNSRRNLRNDMNSESGNFNSDYENDAANSNSEEEGEVNMNTVADMTRQATERKTEVREPSEAKMNANANANANANANANMNADANTNAKINANNANEEHSPKKLQGYNQKYFYYYMGGNDNERKDNVAPSASIGQRSASVYNNNYKRLSGQYPNQYYNSMNRPQNIQYAKSSSDHALTNKRAFQRRYDKPFGRRRKRHANLMIPLKDEEGAIVSNVAYTNSSMPYYHNFMINAHARNGNSMFPFRKKTMRGVMEKSPPQDHPTGQNMTSDGVWSKIKKASGGQLSTEKGKNISTSAHDSSGENALVPWNLLMKKYERAISDNEPQHIDEAMTNIEESDSKNVNPSDYTHNSLLEGNQQLWHGNDYMNSFPNTDFNSYSMSQIEQNRIGNIPSAEKSDEDPNQQSYSGEKKINGRKILSWQENTNFSELNQEKFNNAPYTNVIQNRENIRTNSSGNPKYNNVINEMNDFQGDAEADEYEEIYYVEPISTSTLTNVARPVKSSPMPVTRKPVTPTIHPAEILKKVQATKDIVHGNNTEKIEMRRSTESNVVVRSTETYSLSDLVVNKHNLFVQNESLPWADWKRRKRDVQPEYQETARRKRSWFWPTLSFLHNTAPQIDEDLEFDQNESPVERQGSKRSSDKSAFSLEDDIEAEDEGDFDDDPMGYERKKRDTVSRPFYPVDRSVYYYTNMANRNSYLPVSRNRRYVQGQFREPQQQLLTEMSDAELFGALPQGYAGELTRYKRVKRADKGPDNT; encoded by the exons GGAAATGCAGCAGGATGAAATTCCTAGTCAGGAGCCTTTATTCGACAACTCAAGGTTTCCCATGGGATATGGTGAAGGTAACGGTTATTCGAAAGTAGTACCATTATATGACTCATCCAATTATCGGACAGAAGTGATGAAAAGATCGTTGAGGAATCACAACCCTACTCAAAGACAGACAGGAATAATATACGGTGGTGGTAAACCTATAGGCATTTTGCAG CCATACCAGGAATCATTCAAATTTATGCCCATCAAAGAGGAACATGTTTATTCTCTTGAAGGAGGTAGATCCAGTATGGAGCAGCAGGAACCCTATGTTAACTTGATGTATCCCCTAGCCCGATTCGCAAGAAGCGAAGATGCGATAAGAATGGCAGAAAGGGAGGCTGCAAAGGCTGAATTTCTGGATAAACACTATCCTTCCATGTTGGTGGATTTCAAAATTCACAACAAACTCCATCCCACTGGGTACAACGCAAAATCTGCACCTAACTTCAATATCAAAAGAGAAGAAAACAATCAGAATAATATCGAGGTGACAAAGAAGAAACGCGAGAATCAAACTCCTAGTGCATCTACCCAAAAATTGCACAAGCGAGAAAGCCAGCATGTTCAGAAAAGGGAAAGCGACACCAAGCAACAATCCGAGGTACCTGCAGCAGTTGAGAAGCGGGAAAGTAAAGTAGAAAAGGTAGAAAAAGTGGTGGAGAAGAGGGAGGAAAAGAAAGCACCAACAACTCAAAAACGACAGGCAGTTAGCGCACCATCCGTtacagaaaagaaaaaaaagaaaaagaaaagacAAAGTAAATTGACAGATGCACAGTTCGAGAATTTAAAGAAGAGCCTCGCTAAACGAACTTCAAACGGTCATATTCAAGTTATAGAAGAAGATCTCAAAGGTCTCTTGAGTGACATGGGCCTAATAGAGGACGATCTCGAGGAGAATGCAGAAGAAATGGAAGAAAGTAAAAGCGGAGTTGTGCAAGACGAGGATTTAGAGGAAGGCTTTGATACAACTGTACAAAAGAACAAGGAGGAACCGCAAGTAGAGCACAAGAGAGATAGCACGGTTGCACCTGATCGCAAAAAGAGGGCGGATGAAACCAATAATGCTCCGACTAACATTCCACTTGTAGAAACAAGAAACTCCGATTCAAAGAAGAGAACACTTAGCGACGTTCAGAATAAACGTTCAGTATCCGAATCTCCAGATAACGGTAAGAGATTCCTAGAAGTTAGTTTTTCGACCAAAGACAACAAAGAACCCGCCAGAAACACCGCCAATGAGGGGGACAACACTTGTCCCAAACCTTCAGTGATACCGAACAAGAGAGAAGTGTCTAATGCTCCATTAGTATCAAACAAACAGGAAAGAAGCATCCCCACCGAGAAGAAGGTAGAGAAGAAGAGATCAATGGAATCAGAAGCTCCTACTACGGAGAGCTACGAACAATATGAAAAGCGGGTAGCACGTGAAATAAAGAACAAGataaaattactcaaggaaGAAGTTAAGAGGGAACTAGGTGCTCTGGAATCAGATAAAGATGAGAGTGATGACGATGATTCCTTTGGGGAAACTCAAAGAAAGAAGAGATTCATAATGAACACACTGATGGATGAAGAATCCCAAAACATAGATCCAAACGAAAATTTGGAGAATTCCGAGTTGGAGCCACATGTCAGGCGGAGAAGAACCTTATCTACCGATATGATGTCTTACGGCTCTCAAAAATCATCCATGAATTCTTTCGATAAAGATcttaatttgatgaattttgaCCCTATGTCCGTTGTAGGTCAGAGTAAATTCGACTTCGATGTTGATGGCTTTTATGGCGAATCAGATGGTCGGGGTCAATCTTTCAGCAATACTGGTTCCTATGCAAAAAGCGATTTGACTAAAAAGGACATTCCCCATTCCAAAGCGAGAACAAGGAAGGCAAATGATTATGGTTCTTATATGAGCGATAATACTGGAAGTCGAAGCTATCGCTGGGATGATCAATctttattcatgaaaaatcaAGGAAAAATGTATCTTCCGGAGTACCAGAGACGGATGAGCAACAAATACTCGGCACCGAATTCTAGACGAAATTTGAGGAATGATATGAACTCTGAATCTGGAAATTTCAACTCGGACTATGAGAATGACGCAGCTAATTCGAATTCCGAAGAAGAAGGCGAAGTCAACATGAACACAGTTGCGGATATGACCAGACAAGCAACAGAAAGAAAAACTGAAGTAAGGGAACCGTCGGAAGCGAAAATGAATGCAAACGCTAACGCTAACGCTAACGCGAACGCAAACGCAAACATGAACGCAGACGCAAACACTAACGCGAAAATAAACGCCAACAATGCTAACGAGGAACATTCCCCCAAAAAGCTACAAGGTTacaatcaaaaatatttctacTATTACATGGGTGGCAACGACAACGAACGAAAAGACAATGTGGCGCCATCTGCTTCGATTGGTCAGCGGTCTGCTTctgtttataataataattacaaaCGATTATCTGGACAATATCCTAACCAGTATTACAATTCGATGAATCGACCACAAAATATTCAGTACGCGAAAAGTTCGAGCGACCATGCACTCACCAACAAAAGGGCGTTTCAGAGAAGGTACGATAAGCCCTTTGGTAGACGGCGCAAAAGACACGCTAATCTGATGATACCTCTGAAGGATGAAGAGGGCGCAATAGTGTCTAATGTTGCGTATACCAATTCTTCGATGCCTTATTATCATAATTTTATGATCAACGCACACGCTAGGAATGGAAATTCCATGTTCCCCTTCAGGAAAAAAACGATGAGAGGAGTGATGGAAAAAAGTCCACCTCAGGATCATCCAACAGGACAAAATATGACTTCCGATGGAGTTTGGTCGAAAATCAAAAAGGCAAGCGGTGGCCAACTCTCAACAGAAAAAGGTAAG aaCATCTCTACAAGCGCTCATGATTCATCTGGGGAAAATGCTCTGGTTCCCTGGAATTtactgatgaaaaaatatgaaagagCAATATCTGACAATGAACCACAACATATTGATGAAGCAATGACAAACATTGAAGAAAGTGATTCCAAAAATGTAAACCCTTCAGATTACACCCATAATAGCTTATTGGAGGGAAACCAGCAATTATGGCATGGAAATGATTACATGAATTCATTCCCCAACACAGATTTCAATAGTTACTCTATGTCACAGATAGAACAGAATCGTATAGGAAATATCCCTTCTGCTGAGAAATCTGATGAAGATCCTAACCAACAAAGttattctggagaaaaaaagatCAACGGCAGAAAAATACTTTCGTGGCAGGAAAACACAAACTTTTCCGAACTCAAtcaagaaaaattcaataatgccCCATATACAAATGTTATTCAGAATAGGGAAAATATTAGAACGAACTCTTCAGGAAATCCCAAGTATAACAATGTCATAAATGAGATGAATGATTTTCAAGGAGACGCCGAGGCAGAcgaatatgaagaaatatacTATGTAGAACCTATATCAACTTCAACTTTAACAAATGTTGCTAGACCGGTGAAAAGCAGTCCAATGCCTGTAACCAGGAAGCCAGTTACCCCAACCATCCATCctgctgaaattttgaaaaaagtaCAAGCCACAAAGGATATCGTACACGGAAATAACACAGAAAAAATTGAGATGCGCCGATCAACTGAGAGCAACGTTGTTGTCCGCTCCACCGAAACTTACAGTTTATCGGATTTGGTTGTTAACAAGCATAATTTATTTGTTCAGAATGAGAGTTTACCGTGGGCAGATTGGAAAAGGCGAAAAAGGGACGTTCAACCTGAATACCAAGAGACCGCCCGTAGGAAGCGATCCTGGTTTTGGCCCACTTTGTCCTTCCTTCATAACACTGCCCCTCAAATAGACGAAGACCTGGAATTTGATCAGAATGAATCTCCTGTCGAAAGACAGGGTTCTAAGAGATCCAGCGACAAGAGCGCATTTTCTTTAGAAGATGATATAGAAGCGGAGGACGAAGGAGATTTTGATGATGATCCCATGGGATACGAGAGAAAAAAGAGGGATACAGTTTCAAGACCGTTTTATCCTGTGGACAGATCCGTTTACTATTACACGAACATGGCAAATCGCAACAGTTATTTACCTGTATCCAGAAATAGACGGTACGTTCAAGGACAGTTCAGAGAGCCGCAACAGCAACTTCTAACAGAAATGTCAGATGCTGAACTTTTTGGAGCGCTACCACAGGGTTACGCAGGTGAACTGACGAGATACAAGAGGGTGAAACGAGCTGACAAAGGACCTGATAATACCTAA